A single genomic interval of Elusimicrobiaceae bacterium harbors:
- a CDS encoding ferritin — MGWKGRELVEKSGLDVEEVLHLLNKAYCDEWLAYYQYWIGAKVVVGLPREKVQAELIEHANEELDHANRLAERIIQLGGTPVIDPKRWFELSSCGYLVPKDPGVDALLDQNLKGERCAIAVYKKLLDFVKGKDMITGHLIRHILEEEIEHEQDLEDIQNDIAHFRNGGGKK; from the coding sequence ATGGGATGGAAAGGCAGAGAATTAGTAGAGAAGTCAGGGCTTGATGTAGAAGAAGTTTTACATTTATTAAATAAAGCCTACTGCGATGAATGGCTGGCTTATTATCAATATTGGATTGGGGCCAAAGTAGTGGTAGGTTTACCACGTGAAAAAGTGCAGGCAGAACTTATTGAACATGCCAATGAAGAATTGGACCACGCCAACCGCTTAGCAGAGCGCATTATCCAGTTAGGAGGCACTCCTGTTATTGATCCGAAAAGATGGTTTGAGCTTAGCTCCTGCGGATATTTAGTACCCAAGGATCCGGGTGTAGATGCCCTGCTTGACCAAAATCTTAAAGGAGAGCGATGCGCCATTGCCGTCTATAAAAAATTATTGGATTTTGTAAAAGGGAAAGATATGATTACCGGTCATTTAATCCGTCATATCTTGGAAGAAGAAATTGAACACGAACAAGATTTAGAAGATATCCAAAACGATATCGCACACTTTAGAAACGGGGGCGGCAAAAAATAA
- the ispH gene encoding 4-hydroxy-3-methylbut-2-enyl diphosphate reductase codes for MDKEQGVIVAKSAGFCPGVKGAIDKVLELEASGKKPIYTLGPLIHNKQVTDMLAAKQISSVDKPEDAQDKSGVLVIRAHGITPAFRAEVMASGMKVVDATCPLVKHAHDVISKYAQEGYHTVIVGDGGHAEVIGLLGCTQGKGIVVSGPEEAQNLPHFDKVNIVSQTTQKESVFFATAEIIKNKADICQISNTICHPTKLRQSETMQMAKNADLVIVVGGKHSANTARLALLCRELAPKVLHIETEAELTPEQVLPAKRIFITAGASTPNWVIDRVANWVRQTRKKRGVSFTHFIQKLWAKWVSASIYTAFAASALTYVCMKLEGLHFQWKEVLFAGFFVYSLTAVNRAYDEKPHSFSKLNWTLWYGAAVVALCLAAMMSLKALMLTLPILIAGLLYPSRHFLKSKILSISGTKDFFTSLGWGYACAFLPAFANDLLLRKSSYLAIFYAVLLVFMRSVTLGFTSANKDLMIGKESFYKAFGIGKTKLAVMGLLGALTTVLAVLLTITWKPALVAMLLVGNLYTIFIVIYYYSHTVSRGTKEETLIDAQFFVLCILVWLSRFI; via the coding sequence ATGGATAAAGAACAAGGTGTTATTGTTGCTAAATCGGCCGGCTTTTGTCCGGGTGTTAAGGGAGCTATCGATAAGGTGCTGGAGTTGGAAGCCTCCGGCAAAAAACCTATCTATACTTTAGGCCCCCTTATTCACAACAAACAAGTGACGGATATGTTGGCCGCCAAACAAATTTCTTCCGTAGATAAACCTGAAGATGCTCAAGACAAATCAGGCGTTCTGGTAATTCGCGCACACGGCATTACCCCTGCCTTTCGCGCAGAAGTGATGGCCAGCGGCATGAAAGTAGTGGATGCCACTTGCCCATTGGTTAAACATGCCCATGATGTCATTTCTAAATATGCCCAAGAGGGTTATCATACCGTCATTGTAGGAGACGGCGGACATGCAGAAGTGATCGGCCTTTTAGGCTGTACACAAGGCAAAGGAATTGTGGTGTCCGGACCGGAAGAAGCCCAAAATTTACCACACTTTGATAAAGTAAATATCGTTTCTCAAACTACGCAAAAAGAAAGTGTCTTTTTTGCAACGGCTGAAATTATTAAAAACAAAGCCGATATTTGCCAAATTTCCAATACCATTTGTCACCCTACCAAATTGCGCCAAAGCGAAACCATGCAAATGGCCAAAAATGCTGATTTGGTAATCGTCGTAGGAGGCAAACACAGTGCCAATACCGCACGCTTGGCCCTCTTATGCCGCGAATTAGCACCCAAAGTGCTGCACATTGAAACGGAAGCCGAACTGACACCGGAGCAGGTATTACCTGCCAAACGTATTTTTATTACCGCCGGTGCATCCACTCCCAACTGGGTTATTGACCGCGTGGCCAATTGGGTACGCCAAACCCGTAAAAAACGCGGGGTATCGTTTACCCATTTTATTCAAAAACTTTGGGCCAAATGGGTATCCGCTTCCATTTATACGGCTTTTGCCGCTTCGGCTTTGACCTATGTTTGTATGAAATTGGAAGGATTACACTTTCAATGGAAAGAAGTGTTGTTTGCCGGTTTCTTCGTTTATAGTTTAACGGCCGTTAACAGAGCCTATGATGAAAAACCGCATAGTTTTTCCAAACTAAATTGGACATTGTGGTACGGTGCAGCCGTCGTGGCATTATGTTTAGCAGCCATGATGAGCCTAAAGGCCCTTATGCTCACTTTGCCAATTTTAATAGCCGGTCTTTTATACCCCTCCCGGCATTTCTTAAAGTCCAAGATTTTATCCATTTCAGGAACGAAGGACTTCTTTACCTCTTTGGGTTGGGGATATGCTTGTGCTTTTTTACCGGCCTTTGCCAACGATTTACTATTAAGAAAATCTTCTTACTTGGCTATTTTCTATGCCGTACTGTTGGTATTTATGCGTTCTGTGACGTTGGGTTTTACCTCTGCCAACAAAGATCTGATGATTGGTAAAGAGAGTTTTTATAAAGCCTTCGGCATAGGAAAAACCAAACTGGCCGTCATGGGCCTTTTGGGCGCATTAACAACCGTACTAGCCGTACTGTTAACCATTACGTGGAAACCGGCTTTGGTAGCCATGTTATTGGTAGGTAATTTATATACCATCTTTATTGTAATTTATTATTATAGTCACACCGTATCTCGAGGCACTAAAGAGGAAACTCTTATTGATGCCCAATTTTTCGTATTGTGTATATTAGTGTGGCTTTCTCGTTTCATTTAA
- a CDS encoding ATP-dependent 6-phosphofructokinase yields the protein MSIKKIGILTAGGDCPGLNAVVRAVCKNALRQGVEVLGFKNGFDGLVLNEFIRITSETVSGILTLGGTILGTSNIANPFKYTLPPFGSAEKPNDLSSVAIHNFKANQLDALITIGGDGTLTMSQKFVDLGLPIVAVPKTIDNDLSATDQTFGFDSALTVATEAIDRIHTTAQSHHRVMIIETMGRYAGWIALRSAIAGGGDIILIPEIPYNDDVIVEYLLNRKSQGKNFSIIVAAEGAKNEKGEQAITRTVAASTDPIRLGGIAYKLSDMIENRTQIESRACVLGHMQRGGTPTAFDRWLSTLYGAKAFDMVMEEKFGYMTAFRNFGITEVKIADAISKLKLVDPNGEEVKAALKIGMSFGSAQIG from the coding sequence ATGAGCATTAAAAAAATTGGTATTTTAACAGCCGGCGGGGACTGCCCCGGATTAAATGCGGTCGTGCGTGCCGTTTGCAAAAATGCCCTTCGTCAAGGGGTGGAAGTATTAGGTTTTAAAAACGGATTTGACGGATTGGTACTCAATGAATTTATCCGCATCACGTCTGAAACGGTATCCGGCATTTTAACTTTGGGAGGTACCATTTTAGGCACCAGCAATATTGCTAACCCCTTTAAATACACCCTCCCTCCTTTTGGCTCTGCCGAAAAACCGAATGATTTATCCTCCGTTGCAATACACAATTTCAAAGCCAACCAATTAGATGCCTTAATTACCATTGGTGGAGACGGCACTCTGACCATGTCTCAAAAATTTGTAGATTTGGGCCTGCCGATTGTTGCCGTACCCAAAACCATTGATAATGACCTTTCCGCTACTGACCAAACCTTTGGTTTCGATTCTGCCTTGACCGTAGCCACAGAAGCCATTGACCGCATTCACACCACCGCTCAAAGCCATCACCGCGTGATGATTATTGAAACGATGGGCCGTTATGCAGGCTGGATCGCTTTACGTTCTGCTATTGCCGGCGGCGGTGATATTATATTGATTCCGGAAATTCCATACAATGATGATGTCATCGTAGAGTATCTGCTCAACCGCAAAAGTCAAGGTAAAAACTTTAGCATTATTGTAGCGGCAGAAGGCGCTAAAAATGAAAAAGGAGAGCAAGCCATCACCCGTACGGTGGCTGCCAGCACAGACCCGATTCGCTTGGGCGGTATTGCTTATAAACTCAGCGATATGATTGAAAACCGCACCCAAATAGAGTCTCGTGCGTGTGTGTTGGGCCATATGCAACGCGGAGGCACTCCCACCGCTTTTGACCGCTGGCTCTCTACTTTGTACGGAGCGAAAGCCTTTGATATGGTCATGGAAGAAAAATTTGGCTATATGACCGCTTTCCGCAACTTTGGCATTACGGAAGTAAAAATAGCCGATGCTATCAGTAAATTAAAATTAGTCGATCCCAACGGAGAAGAAGTAAAAGCCGCCCTGAAAATAGGTATGAGTTTTGGTTCTGCCCAAATTGGCTAA
- the rlmB gene encoding 23S rRNA (guanosine(2251)-2'-O)-methyltransferase RlmB, with protein MSENLDILYGIHAVMEALKSKKRNVVQLYVSDNKAGHRAVEEIIRLAKRNNVKIDRMDLKVMDRLTKGANHQGVLAKAQPVRLMKLSTAMYEADGNKKDLWLAIDEMTDPQNLGAIIRSAACLGFSTIILPQRRTVGLTPAVYKVACGAVENVNIVEVANLSNALLDLKEEGFWIYGADMDGQSITQTDYASPAVLVIGSEGTGIREKTAENCDQIISIPQKGGVESLNASAAASIIMYDMMAKVQLKK; from the coding sequence ATGAGTGAAAATTTAGATATTCTCTACGGTATACATGCCGTAATGGAAGCCTTGAAAAGTAAAAAAAGAAACGTGGTGCAATTATACGTTTCCGATAATAAAGCCGGCCATCGTGCCGTAGAAGAAATTATTCGTCTGGCCAAACGCAACAATGTTAAAATTGACCGCATGGATTTAAAAGTGATGGACCGCCTGACCAAAGGGGCCAACCATCAAGGTGTGTTGGCCAAAGCACAACCCGTACGCTTGATGAAATTATCCACTGCCATGTATGAAGCCGACGGAAATAAAAAAGATTTGTGGCTGGCTATTGACGAAATGACCGACCCTCAAAATTTGGGTGCCATTATCCGCAGTGCCGCTTGTTTGGGATTTTCTACCATCATCTTGCCTCAACGCAGAACGGTGGGTTTAACTCCTGCCGTATATAAAGTGGCCTGCGGCGCGGTGGAAAATGTAAATATCGTAGAAGTGGCCAATTTATCCAACGCCTTGCTGGATTTAAAAGAGGAGGGCTTTTGGATTTACGGGGCGGATATGGACGGACAATCCATCACCCAAACCGATTATGCCTCTCCGGCGGTATTGGTCATCGGCTCTGAAGGAACGGGTATCCGCGAAAAGACTGCCGAAAACTGTGATCAAATTATTTCCATTCCGCAAAAAGGTGGCGTAGAAAGTTTAAATGCTTCTGCCGCAGCCAGCATTATCATGTATGATATGATGGCCAAAGTGCAACTGAAAAAATAA
- a CDS encoding metallophosphoesterase: protein MKNLLIIFFLFLSIVAQAAQVVRGPYLENPTQTTMILRWQTDEQTPAWLEYGPSPRCNQIMKISPEDTQHKAVLYGLVPNQDFCYRLYVYNAAKDGLQAPIEGSFRTLYSPERKEVKFLAFGNTAGENASAKALLASQMAQKEADFVIHTGDLTASGLDEDANAEFFTPYQEVLAKTPLFIALGANEYGAEREKRESKSFVRTNYSHFHDMSWSNATPKYYFFDTANARFIFLDTNAAYGAVWAPNIDEKSAQYKWLQSALGGAAEKWKIVVLNAPMYSTGAKGPANEVAARFVPLFEKYGVDLVLQGAEANYERTFPMLEDEPNQRGVTYITLGGGGATPTKRMSSHRSTARFVAGYHFAEVKIVDRKLTIHVFNDQGKQIDQVELFL, encoded by the coding sequence ATGAAAAACTTATTGATTATCTTTTTTCTTTTTTTAAGTATTGTTGCTCAGGCGGCTCAAGTGGTGCGCGGCCCTTATCTTGAGAATCCTACCCAAACCACCATGATTTTGCGTTGGCAAACCGATGAACAAACGCCTGCTTGGTTGGAATATGGTCCGTCTCCGCGTTGCAACCAAATTATGAAAATCAGCCCGGAGGATACGCAACACAAAGCCGTTCTTTACGGTCTGGTGCCTAATCAGGATTTTTGCTATCGCTTATATGTTTATAATGCTGCCAAAGACGGTTTGCAAGCCCCGATAGAGGGGTCTTTCCGTACGTTATACAGTCCCGAGAGGAAAGAGGTTAAGTTTTTGGCTTTTGGAAATACAGCAGGGGAAAATGCCTCAGCCAAAGCCTTATTAGCCAGCCAAATGGCACAAAAAGAGGCCGATTTCGTTATTCACACAGGTGATTTGACGGCCAGCGGTCTTGACGAAGATGCCAATGCGGAATTTTTTACACCTTATCAAGAAGTTTTGGCCAAAACCCCCTTGTTTATTGCGCTTGGAGCCAATGAGTATGGGGCCGAGCGGGAAAAAAGAGAAAGTAAATCTTTTGTGCGTACCAATTATTCTCATTTTCATGATATGAGTTGGTCCAATGCCACCCCTAAATATTACTTTTTTGATACAGCCAACGCCCGTTTTATATTTTTAGATACCAATGCTGCGTATGGGGCGGTTTGGGCACCGAATATAGACGAAAAGTCCGCCCAGTATAAATGGCTTCAGAGTGCGTTGGGCGGAGCTGCCGAAAAATGGAAAATAGTGGTGCTTAATGCTCCTATGTACTCCACCGGAGCCAAAGGCCCTGCCAATGAGGTGGCGGCGCGCTTTGTGCCTTTGTTTGAGAAGTATGGCGTAGATTTGGTGTTGCAAGGGGCAGAAGCCAATTATGAGCGCACTTTCCCTATGCTTGAAGATGAGCCTAATCAACGCGGGGTCACCTATATTACCTTGGGCGGTGGCGGTGCTACACCCACCAAGCGCATGAGCAGCCATCGTTCTACGGCGCGTTTTGTGGCGGGATATCATTTTGCGGAAGTAAAAATTGTAGACCGCAAATTGACGATACACGTATTTAATGATCAGGGTAAACAAATAGACCAAGTGGAATTATTCTTATAA